In Anaerobaca lacustris, the following are encoded in one genomic region:
- a CDS encoding ATP-binding protein produces the protein MLADPLGKVRAFRRESDSGSGCGTFVRRSCPAWRPIRPSRCQRSGYIRQHEWKTSGHANHFMHLGRKHTIFQGKHMTAALLDRLTHHCHIIEMHGESYRLRKSVK, from the coding sequence GTGTTAGCAGATCCTCTGGGCAAGGTCCGGGCGTTCCGCAGGGAAAGCGACTCCGGGAGCGGCTGCGGAACCTTTGTTCGCCGTTCATGCCCTGCGTGGCGGCCCATTCGCCCCTCCAGGTGCCAACGGTCAGGCTACATTCGCCAGCATGAATGGAAGACGTCGGGGCACGCCAATCATTTCATGCACCTGGGCCGAAAGCACACAATCTTCCAGGGCAAGCACATGACCGCCGCTCTGTTGGATCGCCTAACCCATCATTGCCATATCATCGAGATGCACGGCGAGAGCTACCGCCTTCGCAAATCCGTGAAGTAG
- a CDS encoding DUF3467 domain-containing protein codes for MAEEKGVGGADQAQQSGQPKIVWDDSNMRSVYSNATNVAGGREEIVLLFGMNQAWHAGQKEIKIQLSDRVILSPFAAKRLSLMLGKVLSDYEKRFGALDMGMPQAPEAPIV; via the coding sequence ATGGCAGAGGAGAAAGGCGTCGGCGGAGCAGACCAGGCCCAGCAAAGTGGACAACCGAAGATCGTCTGGGATGATTCCAATATGCGAAGCGTCTATTCGAATGCGACCAACGTCGCAGGCGGACGGGAGGAGATCGTTCTCCTTTTCGGTATGAACCAGGCTTGGCACGCGGGCCAGAAGGAAATCAAGATACAGCTCTCGGACCGGGTCATCCTGAGCCCCTTTGCCGCGAAGCGGCTGTCTCTGATGCTCGGGAAAGTGTTGAGTGACTATGAGAAACGGTTCGGAGCGCTGGACATGGGAATGCCACAGGCGCCTGAGGCACCGATCGTTTAG
- a CDS encoding uroporphyrinogen decarboxylase family protein: MPDDQQLYMDISHHPLANATVDDIADYPFPQGDDPTRFTGLREEAGRLRDQTPYAISTGIGGVVYEICWYMRGLERWFMDTIENPAFCDALLDRTLAFWMGYYTEFMKQVGDLVDVVMIGDDIAGQSGPLFSPDFYRRVVKPRQKKLIQHIRSLTKGKIWYHTCGSAVSLLADLIDNGIDILNPVQISATNMDPGQLKQHFGRSLVFWGGGVDTQHVLSFGTPEEVRQDVRSNIEAFKPGGGYVFNSVHNIQAGVPPENIVAMFDAAREFGAY, encoded by the coding sequence ATGCCCGACGATCAGCAGCTCTACATGGACATCTCGCACCATCCGTTGGCGAATGCAACGGTTGACGATATTGCGGATTATCCGTTTCCCCAAGGCGACGATCCGACACGATTTACCGGGTTGCGGGAGGAAGCCGGGCGACTGCGCGACCAGACGCCCTACGCCATTTCCACGGGTATCGGAGGCGTGGTCTACGAAATCTGCTGGTACATGCGAGGCCTGGAACGCTGGTTCATGGATACGATTGAGAATCCCGCATTCTGCGACGCCCTGCTCGATCGGACGCTGGCGTTCTGGATGGGCTACTACACCGAGTTCATGAAGCAGGTTGGCGATCTGGTGGATGTGGTGATGATCGGCGACGATATCGCCGGTCAATCGGGACCTTTGTTCTCGCCCGACTTCTACCGCCGTGTCGTCAAGCCCAGGCAGAAGAAACTCATCCAGCACATCAGATCTCTGACGAAGGGGAAGATCTGGTATCACACGTGCGGCTCGGCAGTGTCTTTGCTTGCCGACCTGATCGACAACGGCATCGACATCCTCAACCCTGTGCAGATCAGCGCCACCAATATGGATCCGGGCCAACTGAAGCAGCACTTCGGGCGGAGTCTGGTATTCTGGGGGGGCGGCGTCGATACCCAGCACGTGCTCAGCTTCGGCACGCCCGAGGAGGTGCGCCAGGACGTACGCAGCAATATCGAGGCCTTCAAGCCCGGCGGCGGATACGTTTTCAACAGCGTCCACAACATCCAGGCCGGTGTGCCACCCGAGAATATCGTCGCGATGTTCGACGCCGCCCGAGAGTTCGGGGCCTATTGA